The Streptomyces europaeiscabiei genome window below encodes:
- a CDS encoding sugar phosphate isomerase/epimerase family protein: MPREFTLFTGQWADLPLEEVCRLARDFGYDGLELACWGDHFEVDKALADPSYLDSRHQLLEKYGLKCWAVSNHLVGQAVCDAIIDERHRAILPARIWGDGEPEGVRQRAAAEMADTARAASAFGVDTVIGFTGSAIWHLVAMFPPAPASMIERGYDDFAMRWNPILDVFDAQGVRFAHEVHPSEIAYDYWTTQRALEAVDRRPAFGLNFDPSHFVWQDLDPVGFLWDFRDRIYHVDCKEARKRLDGRNGRLGSHLPWGDPRRGWDFVSAGHGDVPWEDVFRMLRSIDYGGPISVEWEDAGMDRLQGAPEALARLKAYDFEPPSAAFDAAFGGND, translated from the coding sequence ATGCCGCGCGAATTCACGCTCTTCACCGGCCAGTGGGCGGACCTGCCCCTCGAAGAGGTCTGCCGACTCGCCCGCGACTTCGGCTACGACGGTCTCGAACTCGCCTGCTGGGGCGACCACTTCGAGGTCGACAAAGCCCTCGCCGACCCGTCGTACCTCGACTCCCGTCACCAGCTCCTGGAGAAGTACGGCCTGAAGTGCTGGGCCGTCTCCAACCACCTCGTGGGCCAGGCGGTCTGCGACGCCATCATCGACGAGCGGCACCGGGCCATCCTGCCCGCCCGCATCTGGGGCGACGGCGAGCCCGAGGGCGTACGGCAGCGGGCCGCCGCCGAGATGGCCGACACGGCACGGGCCGCGTCCGCCTTCGGCGTCGACACCGTCATCGGCTTCACCGGCTCCGCCATCTGGCACCTGGTCGCCATGTTCCCACCCGCCCCCGCGTCGATGATCGAGCGCGGCTACGACGACTTCGCGATGCGCTGGAACCCGATCCTCGACGTCTTCGACGCCCAGGGCGTGCGGTTCGCGCACGAGGTCCACCCGAGCGAGATCGCGTACGACTACTGGACGACCCAGCGCGCCCTGGAGGCGGTCGACCGGCGCCCGGCGTTCGGCCTGAACTTCGACCCCTCGCACTTCGTGTGGCAGGACCTCGACCCGGTCGGCTTCCTGTGGGACTTCCGCGACCGGATCTACCACGTCGACTGCAAGGAGGCCCGCAAGCGCCTCGACGGCCGCAACGGCCGTCTCGGCTCCCACCTGCCCTGGGGCGACCCCCGGCGCGGCTGGGACTTCGTGTCGGCGGGCCACGGCGACGTCCCCTGGGAGGACGTCTTCAGGATGCTCCGCTCGATCGACTACGGGGGACCCATCTCCGTCGAATGGGAGGACGCCGGCATGGACCGGCTCCAGGGCGCCCCCGAGGCCCTGGCCCGCCTCAAGGCGTACGACTTCGAACCGCCGTCGGCCGCCTTCGACGCGGCGTTCGGCGGCAACGACTAG